The sequence AACATTCAATTGGTTCAATTTACAAAGTGGCAATTCAATTTCATTGGCGCCAAGATATTCTTGTGGAGAGGGTAATTACTGAGCCTTATTACTCTGGGAGGTAAAGCAAGAGCCACCATTCCAGTGACGTCGAGAGGAGAATACATGAACGCCATGAGCACAGGGATGCATCTCATTTGTCTTTGAGGCCTCAGTTCTAGGCCAGTGACTGGAACAGAGAAGGGCTTGAGGGATGGTTGCTGAATGGATGATTGAATGAATGTCACAAAGATGTGGGAGAAGGGCAACTTTGGCAGAGGGGAGAAATCTTCAGCACAACTTGGATGGAGTCCAAACTGCATGACTGGGGGACAATGGGGATAAAACCTGACAATATACTTGATGAGTTGTGCAGCTGAGGCTAAgaaaactaaactaaactaaaTTCGATGCTTTAGTTTAGAGTCCAGTCAATAGGAAACATAAGGTAGTGACATGATCAGGTCTTGGCTTTTGAAGATCTTTCCAGCAGCTGTAGAGAGGGCTGGGAGCTCAGAATCCAGTTAAGAGTCTGTTGCAATAGTTTACAGAAGAGAGGATAAGGGTAGCAGCAGAGGAACTGGAGAGAAGGAGATGGATACCACACGCATCTAAGGGACTTGTTGCCTGATTACATATAAGTTGTGGGAGAGGAAGGAATCCTTGGGCCACAGGCTAAGTCATCCCCTACATCCGTTCATTTTCTCACTATGTATCTCACATGCTATATGCCAGACTATGGAGGAAGTAGAAAAGTAGAATTCAGTCCCTGCTCTTATAAGGCTCCTAGTCTATTTGGAGAGACAGATGcataaataacaacagcaatgtaaTATGTGCTGAGATAGATGAATGTACAAGACATTACAAGAATTTCATTCCAGAATATATTTGGACCCAAGGAATATTTAAGCccatgtaacttttttttaatatcaagtcATGGTGTTATAGGTGATACAAACCTACTAGgatcattcattcagtcattcatttgaAAAGGATTCACTGAGAACCTAtgagcactgttctaggtgctggggatagagCAGTGAGGACAAccgacaaaaatccctgccctcatcaAGTTACACTGCAGTGGGGGAGGACAATAGACAAGATAAATACACATAATATAGAGTATATGAGATAGTGATAAGTGCTAAGCAGAAAAAGTAAAGCTGAGAAGGGGAATAGGAGCTGATAGTGGCATTGGcaagggctggggctggggagggtTGAACTTTTAGAAAAGGTGGCCAAGGAGGGCCTTCCCGAGACAGCTCACTTGATGGCAAGGCTGTGCTGCTGTTCTCACGGCTGCTGCCCTAATTCCAGCCATTTGCTCTATTTATTTGATTTCTGGAGGCTCTTCATTCTGCAGTGCAAACACTTCAGTCTTGCTTCATTGGATTGGAACTCGATGCTTCTCAAAACTGTCCTTGCTCTTTATGGAAGAGTGCGCCTTAGTCCTTTTAATAGTTTGGAGACAGGGGCTGTGATAAatcaagactaaaggagcactcGGTATTTTTACGCACTTGATACACGAACACACATACCACACTGAGGAGTCATCCTGCACTTTCTTCCCCTCAGAAAACATCAGGCTAGGCAGGAGGGAATAGCAGTGGGCCTCCCTGAGCCCCCGGTTTTCACAACCAGTTGAAGCCTGTGCTCTCCCAGGAGGGTCTGGACCCAAGTCCTTGCACTCCCAGAAGCAGGGGCTGCACCATGGCTCCACAGGAGGGTTCAGTTAATCAGCTGTTCATTCACGGGCATGCACTGAGTATACCTGGTGATCAAGGTCTGTGTTCCGTTTTCTGCATTTCCTGCAGAAAAGCACAGAGGTTCTTCTCTGTCATGGAAAGAGCCGGGGCTTTGGAGGATTAAATAGACTCCTCCCTGGTTTCCTGCCCTCCACTCCTCTTTGCCCACAGTAGCCACAGGGACATTTCTGAACACCACCTAAAATGCACCTGACCCTATTTCACACCCCATCCCCACGTTCCCTGTTCTCTCCTTCAAACCTTTTTTTTCTCTAGGCTTCTGTGAAGCCACATTTTCCTGATTttcctctgacatcatttcttctGACATCTGAGAAGGTACTGCTTCTCAGCCTCCTTGCTGCCTCTTCttgttccttctcctcctctaccAAAACCACATCTTTAAGTGATGGCAGACCAGGACTCTGTACTCAGCCCTCTTCTTTAGCCTCCTTCTCTCCCGGGTGATATTATCTCACTCCAcggctttaaataccatctccATGACAGTTCGAGCTCTTTCTACTGAGCTTCACAATTGGAGATCCTACTGCTTATTTGACATCTCCACCTGTATCTCTATTAGACATCTCAAACATAACACGGCTTATGTAAGAACTCCTGGATGGTGTCATTTACCCTGCAGTTTAGCAGACAGAGGTCCAGAGAGTCATCATTCCAGTGTGGACTTAGTTATTTCCAACAAGTTCTGAATTAAAGACCTCTTCAAAAGGTTGTTAGGGTCAGGTCACTACCTTAAATATGTGACCCAGGGATCACTGGGGGCTTCCCCGTCCACTGAGCAGGTTGACTGAGCTACACAAAGACAGTGAATTAAGAGCATGATCTCAGAGTTCCAGCTTACTTTCTGGTCCCCCAAAGAAGTAAAGGAAGAATATGAGTGTAACTCTGCCACTAACAGGCTATCTTTCTTTACCTCTTTATCCCTGTTTTCCCAGTTTTCTGGACTAGCTCCTTTCTAAAATTcaaaattatgaataaagtttaTGTATAAAATGTGTCCCACCTTCTGCCACAACCTTTGGATTCTCAGAAACAAATGACTTTCAAGTTTACTTACCCTTCCCCCATTTTATGTTGCAAGCATTTCCCAATCCTGATGACAGGCTCTGGTGAGACCCGAAAGGCACCTGCTTCTGCACTACTTGGGCTCATCCTACTTTCTCCATCATCACCTGTTACAGGGATTCTCAAAATGCATTCATTACTAGATTGCCCATCAGCATTATATGAGAAAAAGGGGTTCTGCGATCAAAGATGCTTATTGAAAGGTAAAATTTTAAATGTCAGTGTGTTTCTTTACCACAGAGCTTTTTAGAGCTTTTATTGTGCCTATGGGCATATGAATCTCTGATAAAGAGAGGGAGTATGTAGAGGTATTGCTCTCTGACTTGGTGGTGCCTTTTTACTTTTGGTAGAAAATCTGTAGGGACCAGTGTTTAAGGAACACACTTTGGGAAGCGTTCTATTAGCCTTCTAGGCATATATCTTTCCAATGTATATAATTAATACATATTAAGCACTGATTGTATTAATTTTATCTtgagtcctttttttcttttctttttttatttcagctaCCACAATAGTTTAATACCATGCTTTCTTTTATTAGCACTAAAAAAGATGGACATGCTCAATACTTTACAGCTTTCTTTTACGGTTCTATGAGCTATGCTACACACAGCATGCAGGTACTATCCTTTAATAAACTACATTGACTTGTGAACTGAACGCTGATATTTTTCACTTTGTGCTATTGGCTCTCCTTGTTACGGGAAACTTCAACTTTGCAAGAAATCAAGGAACTTCATAAAAGAagcatctatttaaaaaaactgGTTCCGGCCTTAGGCGTTCAGTAAATCCCTGTTTgcacaaagaaaagcaaaagtcacacaaaaaacccaaataccAGTCATAGACACGGAGAACTCTCCTCTTCCTCAGGCTAGATTCCTACTAGATTCCAAAGCAAATTGTACGGGGATGATTCCCGGTGGCCATGCATCTCCTTGTTATGCATAACATTTCTTAAGTGGTCTGAAGACAGCACTGTGGTTGTACACGTTATCTGATATAACATTAGTAAAGGCATTTATTGGTGTTGCATGACTGATCCATTTTGCCTTCTCTCAATTTTCATTTTTACTATTGTACCTGGTTATATGTGTTTCTAGCCTAGAGCATTCCAGCAAGAAAGGCCCCTTTAaagctagtttaaaaaaaaaagccatactgGTTTTTCTTAAAGTACCCTCCAAGTATTTTGACTATAAAATAagtaaagtgagaagaaacatttCCAAATTGAACACATTCACTGCTCCCCAAAAGCACATGGAAAACTATGCAGAATAATTTTTGATTAGGTCGTCTGACTGTGCCAGGCTACAAACAAGTGGTTATTCTGTTATGACATCTGCTGAGCAATGCATCCATTGTTCTCTGgaatttaattcattttaaattacTCCATCCAAATGATAAAACAGGAGATGTGCTATACTCCAGCGATAAAATGCTATGATTGTTTTTAGTGTGACCACAACAGTTGGCTGGGGAGCAACACAGCCTGTACTAATTAGGCCCTGATTATTGTCTCCCGTGAAGCAGCTAGTTCTAGAAATGTGAGTGAAATCCCATTAAATGGAAGGATTGGGATAAACAATCCTTGCCTACACTGGTGTGACTGCAAAACCGACAAGGCCATGTGCAGAagcttccaaaaaaagaaaagcgaCAGTCTTCGGAaaagaaattatttcagaacTAAAAGCAGCTTGGTGTCCTGGTTTACTATAAGCTACAGTTTAATGTGTACAAACATAGCTGACAAATCATTTCATTGTTCAAGAACTACTGTCTAAGTGCACCAAATCTAAAATATTATAACACTGCTTATCTCCCCAGGAAGTGTTGTAAAATTTCCTAAGAGTTGTATCCTGTGGCATCTGCTAGCAGGAGGCATTAGTGCTCAGGCattggggtgaaaaaaaaaaaaaaaagatgaatctcAAGAGagaacacacacacccatacacataaAAGTTACACCTCCTGTACACCACACGTTTAATATAAACCTTTGACagatgaaataaaaatcaaagttCTTAAAAAGTGAAAGATTAACTTAATCCCCAAATTCCCCCCATGACCCTAAACATCGGTATAAGTTTTATTTCTATGCAAAAGTATGCCTTCAAACGGCTTAAATGATATATGATACACAAAccaattttcaaataataaagcCAGCCATCTCGCAATTTTAAAAAACTAGGTAAAAGATACTATATGACACattataaacacatacacacactccaaTGGCAAAATTTGGCCTTTCCTAAAATAAGTACATGAAGACCACGAAGTGCTGCCAGGAAGGAACACTATGTCACCCCTCTCTACAATCCAGGTAGTTCCCTTTAATCCAATAGCAAATCTGGGCATATTTGAGAGGGGTGATTCTAACGGCCACATTGAAATCCTGAGGAGAACCATTCACGTCAACCCACTGGTGCCCTGAAAATATGCCAATAATTTTTCGTTCCCACTTCTGCTGCTgcctcttccacatcctcacgtAGACCCCTGACCCGCTGGCCCCCGGCTGGGCATCACACTGCTGGTAGAGCAGGTCGTAGGTCTCATCTTTGATGTCACAGAAGCGGTACACCAAATTGCCTGGTCGGTCATTGTCATAACCAGAGAAGTGGATTCTTCCCCCTGGCAACTGCTTAGTGGGAGGGCTCACCCCAATCTTCATGAACTTTCTCTTGTGGGGTTTTTTGAGTTCCAGGAGGGCATAGTCATAATCCATGCCAATGTCGTTGGCATTGCCCTTGATCCAACCCTTGGGCACATGGGTGCGTTTCACCCGGATCCACTGAAATTTCATCTTTTCCGGGATGGCCGAGTTCGAGCTGTTGGCCCCTCGACCGCCGTCTTTAAACTTGGGCTTCAGGAAGCCCACTCTAAGTTTCTGGGTTCCTTTCACGTATGTTTTCCCGTCGTGAATGCAGTGGGCAGCTGTGAGAACGTGCTTTTCCGCCACCAGGGTGCCGGTGCAGCCTGTTGATAACTTCACCGATGTTGAGAAAGGGTAATTGAGCAGGAAGTCCTTTCCAAAAATGCTGAACCTGCTGTCATAGCCGTAAATCTGCCGCTTCCTTCGAGACCTTCCTGAAGACTCTGAGTTTTGGCGCTGGGCCCCACCTCCGCCATTGCTGAGGATGTAAATGCCCACCTGGGTCTCTGTGCGGCTGCCATTGGCATAGAGCGTTTCATAAGACAGGTATTGCTTGACCTCTTGGTAGGTGGGTAGTGGAGTTCCCTTATGACACTGGGGCCCACATGTGGAGGACACTTCCAATTTGGCCTCGGCCACGAAGTCGGGCTTGGATAAGTTGTGGGTGGACTGAGGCAAGATGACAGGGAGGCGGTAAGCAGGCCAAGTCGGTTTCCAGTGAACACCGTAGGGGCGCACCTGCACCACTgcacagagaaggaagagaaggaaaaggagccctggaatCCCCGCCATGCTGAGCACCACTCTGTAAAAACAAAGACGAGCAGGTCAGGAGGGCAAATGGCTGAACACTCACTCACTACAGAGGAAGCCCGGCAACATGCTTGGCGTTGTTTCTAAGACTGTGAACACTCCTCTGGAATCAGGGTGTGGAGGGAATCCTCAGATAAAGGTCTCACTTACAACTCAAGGGCTTGCCCTGGGGAATGTTCCTGTGGCTGGGTGCCCAAGATGAGATTGGGTGTTCACTGCCTTACATGTTTAAGATGCCCCTATTTCCGGCCACTGCAGGGCAGTGTGTAGCCAGTCATTACATCCCAGATGAAGTGCTTGACCAGCTCAAATTTCCACAGAATTTTGAGCCTTCTTTGTGCTTGATTCTAAATCTTCATCCTCCCCACATCCTTGGTTCCCCTGTCTTTTTTACCTTCCCTCTTATCCTCCTTGTAGCAAGTACTTGGAACATTTTCAGAGCAACTTGCTCAATCAGAAGGTAAATTACATAGCTTACTGAGTGACCAAGGCATCAAGGAGGGCAGCTCCACCATGTCACACATACTAGGGTGCCTATAGCTTCTAAACGGTGGTCACAATCAAAAGAGAGTATgagactttttattttgtttttgctttgaatTGAGAGCAATCTTTACTATTATAAATTTAGTTACAAAGTAGCCTCTAACAAACAAAATATTCCTTCTTCCCTTAGGTTCTGTTGTCCGCTATCAAGATCTTTGCAAAGATCTAATATTGCATCAGCTATCCCATTGTGACTGTTACTGTTGGTTGCTTATTCAGGTGTTTGTATCTGTGTTCCCAGTTAGTATAAATGCCTGGAAGTTGGGTCCATGTTGGCActcaataaaaatgtattaaatgaatgcttgaaaaaaatttttttatggatgagtgagtgagtgaatgaatagcAATATTCAAAAACACCCAAAGAACGATGCATGCTGAGTGCTCATGACAGAGATGTACAGGAGATGGCGTAGTATCCCAGACAAAGGGCATGAAATCCAGTTggaggggaggaagaagaggggaaGTGCTCCAGGGAAGGGGATGCTTGAGATGGGTGTTGAAGGTGAACGCAAAGTAGGTAACATAAGAAGGCAGAGTGTAGGGGACATTTTAGAGAGAGTGAACAGTCTATGCAAGGACACAGCAATGTGCAACAGTGTGAATCATTTTAGGAATTATACTTAACTCAGCAAGGGTGCAAATGGGGGAGTGGTGGGGCAGCAAGGAAGAGCCAGAGTATGAAGGGCCATGTGCATTAaactaaggagtttggattttatcctgaaaGACATGTTTAAGGACCTGGATCAATCGTCCCAcaagaaaaatgacaaaaaagaatgaggatgaagaggaggaggagaagaaaaagattGGAAGTACTTTCCTAAATGCTTAAGCATCAGTCAGCTCTGACTGGCTCTGAATCTCCTGGTTCAAGAGAAGCTGACTCTGCAGGTAGGGTAATTCATCGAACATGGAGCACTCACCATCAAGCATCCCAAAAGGACAAGGAGGGATTAGTTCTCAATACATCATGGGACACAGCAGGAGCCAAGAGGAAATTGTCTCATTATTCTCACCCTCTTCTTCTTTGAGGGTACAGACCCACTGGAAACTTTTGGGGTACGTGTTGGTGTTCTTTTTTTCATAGATCTGGAAAATCCCATTGATCTCATCTAGTCCAGCTGAGCATGCCAATCCAAATCCCTGATCGCCACACACATCTCTAGAATCTTTTTGCCTGGCTTTTTCTCTTTGACTCTACTTCTGTCATGGAAAACAGAGATGGGAAAAGAAGGGAATGTGGTCCTGAAAGAGCCAATTCCTTGGAACTTCCTGTTTCCTTGAAATTCTGCTTCTCTCAACCATAGGAGGGTCCTGGGGCCCTTTTGTGGAGAGGAAATTCATTTAGTTATTTCTCTGAGTCCATGGAACTGCGGGGTACATGTGTATGTTGGGGGTACTATGGAGACTAAGGGTTCTAAGTAAACTAGggttgttgtggttagctgccatcgagtcagaccctgactcatggcaacctcatgcacaacagaacaaaatactgtccagtcctccatgatcagttgtggatcgaaCCGTTGAGATCCACAATTTTTCAATGGCTaagttttgaaagtagatcaccaggcctttcttcctagtccatcttagtctggaagctcccctgaaccTGGTTCAGCaccatagtaacatgcaagcctccactgacagacaggtggtagctgcacatgaggtgcattggctgggaatcgaacccaggtcacACGCATGGaaagtgggaattctaccaccgaaccacttAAACTCCCCAAGTGGACTAGGGAGAGGATGTTAATGCTAGCAGTGCCCTCTTCCCCAGCGGAGAACTTGGGGGTAGAATAGATGTGGTGATGACAACCATTTAGAAGATCTGCTAGGGCTGGCTCTGTGCCTGATTATTCCTATCTCCTCAGCTGAAGATCTAGTTCTTGGGCTTTTCTAGGGCTTGGGCACCATTATCTCTAAGTAAGGAGTTGTCTAGGTGACTAAATGCCCCATTCTTACCAGAATCCTTACCAAGTATGACATGTGTTCAGAGGAATCATGTGTCTCCCACATGGCTGTATCTTGTGTTCCTACACACCATCCCCACCTTCCTTTGACTAAGGCAAAGAATGTTAATGCCTGCTAATGTTGTACAGCAGGTATGTTAAGCCAAGTTTTAGCtcagcttatcttttttttttttatctttagaaaAGAAACATGAAGTCCAGAGGTCAAGCTGCCAAGTGTTCCTCTTTTAAAATATGATTCTTGGGGGAGAGAGAGACTAGGAAATTAGATAGCATCATGCTATGTATTTTCATGAGCTTTAGACAATATTTTCAATGCACATGAAGAACATGACAGCTAAGATATGCTCATATTATCACCTAGGGCATGGACCTTCAAATTTCAAATCTGAAATTTGTATGTAACTTGGATCCTCAGAGTAtagattttgaattatcttttttttttttttttttttttaactataccaAAATTGTTCCAGTGGCACCTGTCTTTGGCTTTATCCACTTATCCAAAAATTGAAATAGTCCATTGCCAAGGGCTCCAGGGAAGTGAAtggcaggaagaagtccaaaattAGTTcaaatacactttttaaaaaatctatctaggatcgccatgagtcggaattgattcaacggcaacgggtttatgaGATCTAGGAACTTTGTCTTAATTAAACTCCTTCTCAGGCAAAGTTAACTCTAATTTTGCTTTTTCAGGTGCTTTGCCTATGGTAAATtcctgtttaaaaacaaaaatacaaaaaaaaatcagaaaatttccAAAGGCCTTGAAGCATGCCCCATTTGATAAGTGCCACCAtggcatatattttattttccagtcTGTCAAAAATAGACAATGTTTTTAAAAACGAGTTTGTAAGAATTACTGGGTATGGAAAAATGGGAACAAGTCTTTCTTGGGATGTGAATAGTCAGCTGGGGTCTCTCACTAGTCACAGCTTCACTCTAGCCTCTCTGCATAGAGGATTTCAAGTTTGTTGTTCAGCAAAATGACAGATAACTAAGTACCAAGGGCCTCTGGGATCACTTGGCAATCACAGAATGCTGTCAGAGAATGTGAAACAGTGTaccatacattaaaaataaataaataaataaataaataaataaataaataacaatattaCAAAATCAGAGTCCTTACAACTTAAATTCTGGTCCTTTAGCCAAGGGTTAAAGAGAAGTCAGCCATCTATGAGAAAGG comes from Elephas maximus indicus isolate mEleMax1 chromosome 7, mEleMax1 primary haplotype, whole genome shotgun sequence and encodes:
- the PRSS23 gene encoding serine protease 23 isoform X2 is translated as MAGIPGLLFLLFLLCAVVQVRPYGVHWKPTWPAYRLPVILPQSTHNLSKPDFVAEAKLEVSSTCGPQCHKGTPLPTYQEVKQYLSYETLYANGSRTETQVGIYILSNGGGGAQRQNSESSGRSRRKRQIYGYDSRFSIFGKDFLLNYPFSTSVKLSTGCTGTLVAEKHVLTAAHCIHDGKTYVKGTQKLRVGFLKPKFKDGGRGANSSNSAIPEKMKFQWIRVKRTHVPKGWIKGNANDIGMDYDYALLELKKPHKRKFMKIGVSPPTKQLPGGRIHFSGYDNDRPGNLVYRFCDIKDETYDLLYQQCDAQPGASGSGVYVRMWKRQQQKWERKIIGIFSGHQWVDVNGSPQDFNVAVRITPLKYAQICYWIKGNYLDCREG
- the PRSS23 gene encoding serine protease 23 isoform X1, producing MKRVVLSMAGIPGLLFLLFLLCAVVQVRPYGVHWKPTWPAYRLPVILPQSTHNLSKPDFVAEAKLEVSSTCGPQCHKGTPLPTYQEVKQYLSYETLYANGSRTETQVGIYILSNGGGGAQRQNSESSGRSRRKRQIYGYDSRFSIFGKDFLLNYPFSTSVKLSTGCTGTLVAEKHVLTAAHCIHDGKTYVKGTQKLRVGFLKPKFKDGGRGANSSNSAIPEKMKFQWIRVKRTHVPKGWIKGNANDIGMDYDYALLELKKPHKRKFMKIGVSPPTKQLPGGRIHFSGYDNDRPGNLVYRFCDIKDETYDLLYQQCDAQPGASGSGVYVRMWKRQQQKWERKIIGIFSGHQWVDVNGSPQDFNVAVRITPLKYAQICYWIKGNYLDCREG